The sequence AGCACCCTATCAAAATCTGCTGCGCAACCTTGCAACATTCACTCGACATGGTGTATTTGCTGATGAAAAAAACGTGAGCTATGCCGTTGAGCGCCTCACAAATCCCGAAGCAATCGAGCATGCAAAAATACTTCCCTTTCGATTCTTCAATGCCTGGAAAAAATATACCGAAAGTGAGCAAGCTGACAGTCGTATTGCGGATGCACTGCGCGAGGCGCTGGAACGTTCATTTGTGAATATGCCCGAGCTTGGAAGCGGTACTATTGCACTTGGTATAGATGTGAGCGGATCGATGAAGCAGCCCATTGCAGGACAGAAGGGATCAATGGTGTACTGCGACATTGCGGGTATATTTACCGGAGCATTATTGAAACGCATCAAAGATCGTGCAATCACACTGCCATTTGAAGGCAAGGTTGTGTCGGCTGACGGTATTTCAGGTCGTGACGATATTATGGTGACAGCAGAAAAAGTAACAGAAATGAGTAATGGCGGATCTACCGCAGTCGGAGCGCCAATTGAGCACTTACTCAAAAATAAGATTGTTGTCGATACGTTTATCGGCATTACGGATGACCAAGATTGGGCGCATGGGCAAGGGTATGAATGCAGTGGGTCATTCATTAATCTTTGGCGCGAGTACAAAAAAAATGTCAATCCAAACGCCAAAGCATTT comes from Patescibacteria group bacterium and encodes:
- a CDS encoding TROVE domain-containing protein — its product is NSDKPTLRDILRLLRPTPTSPAQSELFRYIVKGELGDDPSLNPKLHTYEQLKKSTNEQEIIELIRKGRLPFEVVIPAVKEMTPAIWTELLYQAPYQNLLRNLATFTRHGVFADEKNVSYAVERLTNPEAIEHAKILPFRFFNAWKKYTESEQADSRIADALREALERSFVNMPELGSGTIALGIDVSGSMKQPIAGQKGSMVYCDIAGIFTGALLKRIKDRAITLPFEGKVVSADGISGRDDIMVTAEKVTEMSNGGSTAVGAPIEHLLKNKIVVDTFIGITDDQDWAHGQGYECSGSFINLWREYKKNVNPNAKAFLVTIAPYRDTSVPKGEKDVYFIYGWNANALKFIASTLNGGNNQVEAIKTMSLEKITNTSASPEDADEEE